One window from the genome of Tachysurus vachellii isolate PV-2020 chromosome 5, HZAU_Pvac_v1, whole genome shotgun sequence encodes:
- the ppp1r17 gene encoding protein phosphatase 1, regulatory subunit 17-like isoform X2, translating to MICEQTASMSTGCVRSLSKTAEHRLNKQEHPYENTEMDSQKVRSSDDNQQEELGQKKPRRKDTPVLNSPPLIPGVRLMKGETRLIHLEDEEKETKK from the exons ATGATATGTGAGCAGACTGCCAGCATGTCTACAGGCTGTGTGAGGTCACTCTCAAAGACAGCCGAGCACAGACTAAACAAGCAGGAACATCCCT ATGAGAACACCGAGATGGACAGTCAGAAGGTCAGAAGCTCTGATGACAATCAGCAAGAAGAACTGGGACAAAAGAAACCACGCAGGAAAGACACGCCTGTGCTCAACTCCCCTCCTCTCATACCAG GGGTAAGGTTAATGAAAGGAGAAACACGTCTGATTCACTTGGAAGATGAAGAAAAGGAGACAAAGAAGTAG
- the ppp1r17 gene encoding protein phosphatase 1, regulatory subunit 17-like isoform X3, which yields MSTGCVRSLSKTAEHRLNKQEHPYENTEMDSQKVRSSDDNQQEELGQKKPRRKDTPVLNSPPLIPGVRLMKGETRLIHLEDEEKETKK from the exons ATGTCTACAGGCTGTGTGAGGTCACTCTCAAAGACAGCCGAGCACAGACTAAACAAGCAGGAACATCCCT ATGAGAACACCGAGATGGACAGTCAGAAGGTCAGAAGCTCTGATGACAATCAGCAAGAAGAACTGGGACAAAAGAAACCACGCAGGAAAGACACGCCTGTGCTCAACTCCCCTCCTCTCATACCAG GGGTAAGGTTAATGAAAGGAGAAACACGTCTGATTCACTTGGAAGATGAAGAAAAGGAGACAAAGAAGTAG
- the ppp1r17 gene encoding protein phosphatase 1, regulatory subunit 17-like isoform X1, with protein sequence MLEREMYQLRTTKDMTDGVLLLTHKPLSLGVEGIFVKLLYTVLKHSCCVHTDENTEMDSQKVRSSDDNQQEELGQKKPRRKDTPVLNSPPLIPGVRLMKGETRLIHLEDEEKETKK encoded by the exons ATGCTAGAACGGGAGATGTATCAATTGAGAACAACAAAGGACATGACAGATGGTGTGCtgcttctcacacacaaacccttgTCTCTGGGTGTGGAGGGAATTTTTGTCAAACTTCTGTATACTGTCCTAAAACACTCTTGCTGTGTCCATACAGATGAGAACACCGAGATGGACAGTCAGAAGGTCAGAAGCTCTGATGACAATCAGCAAGAAGAACTGGGACAAAAGAAACCACGCAGGAAAGACACGCCTGTGCTCAACTCCCCTCCTCTCATACCAG GGGTAAGGTTAATGAAAGGAGAAACACGTCTGATTCACTTGGAAGATGAAGAAAAGGAGACAAAGAAGTAG
- the ppp1r17 gene encoding protein phosphatase 1, regulatory subunit 17-like isoform X4: MLEREMYQLRTTKDMTDDENTEMDSQKVRSSDDNQQEELGQKKPRRKDTPVLNSPPLIPGVRLMKGETRLIHLEDEEKETKK; encoded by the exons ATGCTAGAACGGGAGATGTATCAATTGAGAACAACAAAGGACATGACAGATG ATGAGAACACCGAGATGGACAGTCAGAAGGTCAGAAGCTCTGATGACAATCAGCAAGAAGAACTGGGACAAAAGAAACCACGCAGGAAAGACACGCCTGTGCTCAACTCCCCTCCTCTCATACCAG GGGTAAGGTTAATGAAAGGAGAAACACGTCTGATTCACTTGGAAGATGAAGAAAAGGAGACAAAGAAGTAG